The sequence GGTTGACAAAAATGAGCAGTTTATTTATCTAGCTGAGGTAAGAAACTGTGGGGTCAGTAATTATTAAACATTAAGCCTTAGCAAGTAGGTTGGGTTGAATACAATGAAACCCAACTTCCACCCTGATGATTCCCTAAATTAAACTTCTTGTAGCAAGTAGCAAGTAGTACCACGTCTAGGCTAAAATGTTGGGTTGGTTTCCCCCAAGGCGAGCGACCCCCTAAAGGGTGAGGCAAATCATGCACGGGCATATCGCCGAAAGGCGTTTATCCTCATTGCGGTAAGGACAAGCACCCACCGCATTGGGTGTTTATCCTCATTACGGTAAGGACAAGCACCCACGGCATTGAGGTGCAAGGACAGAAGTGCGGCTATCGAGTGAATGCGCGAGAAGGGGGTTAGGGGCCCAAAATAATTTTTAATACCCAACAAATTAATCTGAACGCGCTACTACCAAGTCTCTTATTACTTCCTGTAGTTCTCCCGCAAATCCTAACCAACCTATAGTCATTGCCACAAAAAAAGGGCATGTTTGCAAATGCCCTGAGAGAAATTATGACAATTCAAAACTAAGCTAAAACTGTTTGAGATTCTGCTGTATGTTGTTGCGGTAATTCTGCTCGCTCTAGTAAAGAGTGTAATTTTTCTCCTTCAATTACTTCTACCTCTAAAATTTCTTGGGCAATTTGTTCGAGTAAATCCCGATTGTGACCAAGGATATCCAGGGCTTTCTGATGAGCCGTTTCCACAATATCTTTAACCTCTTGATCGATCGCCTTAGCGGTTTCGTCGCTAACCATCCGACGAGGGTTGCCCATTCCTTGACCCAGGAAGTTTTGCTGCCCTTTTTCATATGCTAAAGGACCTAAAACCTCGCTCATGCCATAGGTGGTAACCATTCTTTCTGCTAGGTCGGTAGCCCGCTGTAAATCATTAGATGCCCCTGTAGTGATGCTGTTAAAGACTACTTCTTCTGCTGCACGTCCGCCTAACATAGTTGCAATCTGATCTTTTAGTTCCGATTCAGACATCAAAAAGCGATCTTCCGTAGGCATTTGTAGGGTATAGCCCAACGCAGCCATTCCACGAGGAACAATTGATATTTTGGCTACTTTGCCGCCGCCTGGCATAATTGCACCAACCAAAGCGTGACCAACTTCGTGATAAGCGACAATTTTCTTTTCTTTGTCGTTCAGAACTCGGCTTTTTTTCTCTAACCCTGCTACTACTCTTTCAATTGCTTCATTAAAGTCTGCCTGAGTAACTGATTGTCGTTTATTTCTTGCCGCCAGTAAAGCAGCTTCGTTAACCAAGTTAGCTAAATCTGCCCCCGCGAAACCTGGAGTACGGGTGGCAATTTGTTTGAGATCTACCTCAACATCTAATTTAACCTTGGCTGCATAGATCTCTAAAATCTTTTTACGACCAGATAAATCGGGACGATCTACTAATACCTGACGGTCAAATCTGCCAGGACGCAATAAGGCAGGATCTAAAATTTCGGGGCGGTTAGTCGCAGCTAAAACAATTACCGTGGCATCACCAGCCGCAAAGCCATCCATTTCTGTCAGCAGCTGGTTGAGGGTTTGTTCTCGCTCATCGTTACCTCCAGCAAAACCATTCGCACCACCGCGAGATTGACCAATGGCATCTAATTCATCAATAAAGATAATACAGGGTGCTTTTTGTTTTGCCTGTTCAAATAAGTCTCTAACTCTGGCTGCACCAGCACCAACAAATAATTCGACAAATTCTGAACCAGAGATACTAAAGAAAGATACTCCAGCTTCTCCTGCAACAGCTTTTGCCATCAGAGTTTTACCAGTTCCAGGAGGCCCTACTAGCAATACCCCTTTAGGTATTCTTGCACCTATGGCTTTATAACGTTCGGGAGTTTTGAGAAAATCAACAATTTCAGTTAATTCTGTTTTAGCTTCCTCTACTCCTGCCACATCGTCAAAAGTCACCTTGGTAGAGTCACCGTCTACATATACTTTAGCTTTGCTTTTTGTGAGAGACAATGCGCCCTGCGCTCCACCAGCACTACGACTAATAAAAAACTGCCATATAGCAACAAAGATTAACGGTGGTATAACCCAACCTAAGATATTTCCTAGCCAACCATTTTTGGGAGGTGGTGCAGCAGCAAACTCAACACCTTTCTCTTCGAGACGTTTTGGTAATTCTAAATCAAAAATTGGATTGGTTTTTAAAACTTGTGGTTCTGCTTGGTTTGTCGCTTTAAGTTCATAAACAATTTCATTTTGACCAACAGATGCTTTAGCTACGTTGCCATCTTCCACTTGGTCGATAAACATACTGTAGGGTACTTGAGGAGTTGGCTCGCCAAACAGCTGAGGAAAAAAGAGATTGGTAAATAAAAATATTCCCGATACAATGAATAAAATATTAGAAATATAGCGCGCTCGCGCTCCTGGCGGTTGATTTTTAACACCCATAATTACTGTATTGATATACTTTGCATTTTTATCTATTTTTACGCAGTTCCCAAGTCCTTTGCTCTTACCACAGACGGACTTTTGAAACTCAAGTATTTAACAATAATTAAATTTATTTGATTGCATTTTTATGTATAACCCAATCTACAGCTAATTAAAAATGCGCGTCCAGATTATTAGACAAGGAAAAGTTCACGACATACAGCTAAATATTTTGCTGACGAACATTCCATTTGAAGCCATTTAAACCTAAACGCGCTGCTATATCCTTTACACAATAGCAATCAAAATTAACGACGCAACCATTTTGATGCCACTGCACCCAAAGCTGCACCAACTAAAGGATTGCTGAAGAATTTTAACAAAGCTGGCTGATCCGCCATTACCTCTTGAAAGATATCAGGGTGAGAATGATAGGTAAAGTTAGCTAATTTACTAACATCATCAGCATTCATGCGACTTGCATGATGAGTAGATAAACCTAGCTGTTTCTCTAAATCTTTGTCGCTAAGTCCTCTTTCTTTGAGATGTTTAAAAAACTCTTTGGCTACATCATCTCGTTCGTTTGGTTTAATCTGGGCGATCGCTTGTTGTAATTCGGGTTCCATTTGCTGCGGTGGAACATTATCATGGTGGAAGGCGCGCTTAAATAAACCGTGTCTTTCATCTCTGCTGCTACGATTAGCAAAATCATCAAAGTTATCGTAGCTGTCCTCATTCATAGATGAATTGTCGAGAGATTCGACATTACCACCCGCCAAATCGTTCATTATTTGGTCTTTATACTTGTCACTACTGGACATATCTCGCTCCTTAAATTAGTAATTCAGTAATCAAAATTCTGTAATCAGCCCCGTCAAGCGGGATCGAAATAATTAGATTACCCTTGATACTCAATGTTGTTGGACCGTGCATTATATTTGGCAGTCAATATTCTTTCCTTATCAGGTGCATACATCAAAACGGTTAAATCTTGATTGGGAAAATTCTTGTGAAAACCCATAGTTAATGACTTAGCCAATGTTTTGACTTCTGTTGGTTTAACACGTTCGGCGATTACTATACCTAACTTGTTGTTGTCCCGTACATAAGCGTCTTTAATTAGCCCTTGACTGGTGCTAATTACCCAATCGCCAAACTTTTGCCCAGAAAGACTATCGCCTCGCTCAAGCTGAGTATATGCTTCTGTTCTATCCAAATTTGGACTAGGAATAGTAGCGGTAGGACTAGAAGAACAAGCTGTGGTAGTTGCAACAACTAAAACCAACAGCGTAGTAATAATTAGACGGCGGATTTTATTAAAGGTTATTGCCATAAATATAGCTCCTGTTTTATATCGATAGATACAATGTTTTTTGAATGAAAACAGAGAAGGAAACTATAAAGTTCCCTCTCAATAAACTTAGATATAACTATTTACTAGTCAAGCGCATCTTTTGCTGCATCTTTGGTGTCTTCTACACCGTGTTTAGCAGATGCTTCTGCTTGTTTGGCTTTACCTTTTGCCTGGTCACCTTGGTCTCCAGTCACTTTTCCCAGAGCTTCTTGAGCTTTACCTTCTAGGTTTTTACCAGTAGCCTTGGCTTTATCTTCAGTACTCATAAGAGTTTTCTCCTAAATTTTTCTGTATTTGTTTATACTTAATCAATATAATAAATTTTTGCTGTTAGCAAATCCGCCAAAAGGAATAAATGTTGGGACTTTGATGAATATTCAAGCAAAAATATTCAGAATATCGGTTCGGTGGTTGCGATAATTTATAACCTTAGACATATGACAAAAATGTTTATTATTGATTTAACTGACTTGAATTTTTAAACAATAAGTTGAGCGATAGAATTTACCTATCCAAAGTAAGACGATCGCCCTATAGATATCCATTAACCTAAGGTAAAATAAAGACCATATTCAATTTAGTTGAATTAGTTGAAAATTATTCAAAGGTTCATTCTGCTTTGTTTGTTCGCAAATATTAATTGTTAATTAATTGTTAAAGGAAGAAATCGTGTTCTATAACGAAATGATGCTGTTAGCGCAGCAAGGGGTAATAGTCGAACCAGAAAGGAACCTGGAGGCTATACAAGATACATCTTTTATATTTAATGGACCACAGTTTTTTGCAGCCTTGATTGCAGGTGTTGTTTTAGCCTTTGCTTTTCAACTGCTATTTACTAATTTAGGCGTTGCTGCTGGAATCTCGATGGCTGGCGGTAGTTCTAATTCTAGTTCTTCATCTTCATCTAGCCACGCTCATCACGATCATGATGACAATTCTGGAGGATTAGGCAGCACGATCAAAAAAATTGGCTTTGCGTTAGGATTAGGCACGCTGATCAGCGTCAGTTTAGCTTTATTTATAGCTAGTTTCTTAGCGGTAAAATTAGGTCTATTTGTTGCACCTCTTTCTGGAGCCATTGTCGGTTTAGTTATTTGGGCAACTTTCTTTGCTCTAATGATGTTTTTTAGTTCTCGAGCAATTGGCTCACTGTTAGGTTCAGTAGCTAATACTGCCACTTCAGGAATACAGTCTATTTTAGGTACAGCTACGGCTGCTTTGGGTGCTGGGGCAGCGAGCAAACAAGTGGTCAACACGGCAGAAGCTGCTGCTGCTGCGGTAAGAAAAGAATTGGGAATGGCAATTGACCCCGTATCTATGCGTGAGAATGTGGAAGACTTATTACAGTCGGTCAAACCCGCGGGACTAGATATCAATAAAATTGCTCAAGACTTTGAACGGTTACTAGATGACGAAAATCTACATGAGGTTGCTGACAGTAACAGCCTCCGTAGTATAGACCGCAATACTTTTATTCAGTTAATTAGCGATCGCTCTGATATCTCGAGAAGCGATGCTGAACGTATTGCCACTAAACTTGAATCGGTCTGGAACAAAAATGTAGGTAAATCTAGTCCTTCAAGCGATCCTGTTAGTAAATTTGCCAACTATCTTAAGTCGGCTACTAAAGAACAGCTTACTGGGACAGAGTTTGGCGGTAAACTGAATTCTCTGGTTGGTGATCTGGGTAACAATCGTCAATCGCAATCTGGCAATCCTCTAATGAGAGCGGCCACTTCTTTCGGTGCCAGCGGCTTAGCTAGCATAGTTATGGGACGTAGCGATTTATCAGATTTTGACGTTGACAAAATTGTCGCTCAGCTCAAGCAACTTAGTGGAAAATTAGGCGAGCAAACGGACAAGGTAGCGTCCCAAGTAGGATTAAAAGAAGCTCCTCAAACTACGATCAAGAAAGACATTAATTATTATCTAGTTAATGCTTATCCTTGGCAGCTCAAGCAAGCTAATTTAGACCGAGAATTTCGCGATCTAGTCTACGATCCCGCTGCCGATCCTCTAGCAGTAGCCAACGAACTAAGACAAATTAATCGTAGTTACTTTGTAGATATCCTCAAGCAAAAAGGTCTGTTGTCGCAGTCTCAGATTCGCAACATCGCTAATATTTTAGAGACAATTCGTTTAGAGGTAATCACAGCTGCTGAGGCTGCACATTCACGAGAAAAAAGTATTGAGCTGATGGCGGAAGTAGAAGAATATTTGACTACTACTCCCAAAGAAGACTTTACTCCCGAAAAAATTCAATTTGAATTTAAGGCAATTCTCGAAGACTTTAATGCCAGCCACGAACAGCTAAGTATTCGTTTAGCGGTTTTGGATCGTCCTACTTTAGAAAGAATGCTAGAGTTGCGCAATGACATGAATGGAATTGAAGTCTCGACGATCGCAGGAGAACTCGAAATAGCTCGCGATCGCGTCCTGGAAGACTCTGAAAAAAATCTCGGTCAAGCTCAAACTTTAGCCAATCGACAGTGGTTACAGGTGCAATCTTATCTGAGAGATACGGGTAAAGGAGAACTCAATCCCGAAGGTATCAAGCAAGAATTGCAACTGTTGCTAAATGACCCCCAAGCAGGAAGTTCAGCTCTAAGAGCAAGATTATCTCACTTTGATCGCGATACCTTAACTCAGCTACTGGCTCAACGTCAGGATCTATCAGAAGATCAAATTGAAGACGTATTAGACAGCATTGAAGGCATTTGGATGCGAGTCATTACTGCGCCACAAAAGTTAGCTGGTAAAGCTCAAAAGCAATACGACCAAGCGACTTCTGCCATTGCCGATTACCTCCGCAAAACTGGTAAGCCAGAATTGAACCCCAAAGGTATCGAACGGGATCTAACTTTACTATTT comes from Coleofasciculaceae cyanobacterium and encodes:
- a CDS encoding CsbD family protein; amino-acid sequence: MSTEDKAKATGKNLEGKAQEALGKVTGDQGDQAKGKAKQAEASAKHGVEDTKDAAKDALD
- the ftsH4 gene encoding ATP-dependent zinc metalloprotease FtsH4 gives rise to the protein MGVKNQPPGARARYISNILFIVSGIFLFTNLFFPQLFGEPTPQVPYSMFIDQVEDGNVAKASVGQNEIVYELKATNQAEPQVLKTNPIFDLELPKRLEEKGVEFAAAPPPKNGWLGNILGWVIPPLIFVAIWQFFISRSAGGAQGALSLTKSKAKVYVDGDSTKVTFDDVAGVEEAKTELTEIVDFLKTPERYKAIGARIPKGVLLVGPPGTGKTLMAKAVAGEAGVSFFSISGSEFVELFVGAGAARVRDLFEQAKQKAPCIIFIDELDAIGQSRGGANGFAGGNDEREQTLNQLLTEMDGFAAGDATVIVLAATNRPEILDPALLRPGRFDRQVLVDRPDLSGRKKILEIYAAKVKLDVEVDLKQIATRTPGFAGADLANLVNEAALLAARNKRQSVTQADFNEAIERVVAGLEKKSRVLNDKEKKIVAYHEVGHALVGAIMPGGGKVAKISIVPRGMAALGYTLQMPTEDRFLMSESELKDQIATMLGGRAAEEVVFNSITTGASNDLQRATDLAERMVTTYGMSEVLGPLAYEKGQQNFLGQGMGNPRRMVSDETAKAIDQEVKDIVETAHQKALDILGHNRDLLEQIAQEILEVEVIEGEKLHSLLERAELPQQHTAESQTVLA
- a CDS encoding MFS transporter; translation: MFYNEMMLLAQQGVIVEPERNLEAIQDTSFIFNGPQFFAALIAGVVLAFAFQLLFTNLGVAAGISMAGGSSNSSSSSSSSHAHHDHDDNSGGLGSTIKKIGFALGLGTLISVSLALFIASFLAVKLGLFVAPLSGAIVGLVIWATFFALMMFFSSRAIGSLLGSVANTATSGIQSILGTATAALGAGAASKQVVNTAEAAAAAVRKELGMAIDPVSMRENVEDLLQSVKPAGLDINKIAQDFERLLDDENLHEVADSNSLRSIDRNTFIQLISDRSDISRSDAERIATKLESVWNKNVGKSSPSSDPVSKFANYLKSATKEQLTGTEFGGKLNSLVGDLGNNRQSQSGNPLMRAATSFGASGLASIVMGRSDLSDFDVDKIVAQLKQLSGKLGEQTDKVASQVGLKEAPQTTIKKDINYYLVNAYPWQLKQANLDREFRDLVYDPAADPLAVANELRQINRSYFVDILKQKGLLSQSQIRNIANILETIRLEVITAAEAAHSREKSIELMAEVEEYLTTTPKEDFTPEKIQFEFKAILEDFNASHEQLSIRLAVLDRPTLERMLELRNDMNGIEVSTIAGELEIARDRVLEDSEKNLGQAQTLANRQWLQVQSYLRDTGKGELNPEGIKQELQLLLNDPQAGSSALRARLSHFDRDTLTQLLAQRQDLSEDQIEDVLDSIEGIWMRVITAPQKLAGKAQKQYDQATSAIADYLRKTGKPELNPKGIERDLTLLFNNPKLGSKAVRQRLAAMDRDTLVQLLAQRQDLSEDDVNQVINDIQSTLGSIVKAPRRAAIRTQEKVQDFQSSIADYLRSTDKAELSPSGIQRDVQLLLNDPRAGAESLMDRLSHFDRSTLVALLTQRGDISEEDVNKVVDQILAVRDNAMSQLQKVQDVVKSAIDRVLAKVKAYLDSLDRPELAYAGIKRDISVLFDDPQAGFSALKDRFSSVDRDTLVAIMSSRKDISEADANRIIDQIERTRDRTLQRAERIQTEAAMRLESAKKHAAAQVEETRKAAATASWWLFLTGLVSAISASIAGMLGVVG